Proteins from a single region of Haloplanus sp. GDY1:
- a CDS encoding deoxyhypusine synthase: MTDDDADGEVPREEFHEDPIGHAAVRAGMTAGDLAAEYGKAGIGAAKMGRAVDVYAEMLARDDVTNFFGLAGAMVPGGMRQVVTDLIRDGHIDVLVTTGANLTHDSIEAIGGKHHHGRTGPEGQERDHDERLRDEGVDRIYNVYLPQEHFTLFENHLREHVFPAFEGPVAISEFTRELGRANAAANADVDEDAGIAAAAYENDVPVFVPAIQDSVLGIQAWMHSQVSEFTLDALADLTNVTDVAFDAERTGATVVGGGVPKNFVLQTMLTVPEAYDYGVQLTTDPASTGGLSGATLDEARSWGKLEKSAQNVTVLGDATITLPLLVAAARDRLD, encoded by the coding sequence ATGACCGACGACGACGCCGACGGCGAGGTGCCACGCGAGGAGTTCCACGAGGACCCCATCGGCCACGCCGCGGTGCGGGCGGGCATGACCGCCGGCGACCTCGCGGCGGAGTACGGCAAGGCGGGCATCGGCGCGGCGAAGATGGGGCGTGCGGTGGACGTCTACGCCGAGATGCTGGCTCGCGACGACGTGACCAACTTCTTCGGCCTCGCGGGCGCGATGGTGCCCGGCGGAATGCGGCAGGTGGTGACCGACCTGATCCGTGACGGCCACATCGACGTCCTCGTCACGACGGGCGCGAACCTCACCCACGACAGCATCGAGGCCATCGGCGGCAAACACCACCACGGCCGAACCGGGCCGGAGGGGCAGGAGCGCGACCACGACGAACGGCTGCGCGACGAGGGCGTCGACCGCATCTACAACGTCTACCTCCCGCAGGAACACTTCACGCTGTTCGAGAACCACCTCCGCGAGCACGTCTTCCCGGCGTTCGAGGGGCCGGTCGCCATCAGCGAGTTCACGCGGGAACTCGGCCGCGCGAACGCCGCGGCCAACGCCGACGTCGACGAGGACGCCGGCATCGCCGCCGCGGCCTACGAGAACGACGTGCCCGTCTTCGTCCCCGCGATCCAGGACTCCGTGCTCGGCATCCAGGCGTGGATGCACTCGCAGGTCTCGGAGTTCACGCTGGACGCCCTCGCCGACCTGACGAACGTCACCGACGTGGCGTTCGACGCCGAGCGGACCGGCGCCACCGTCGTCGGCGGCGGCGTGCCCAAGAACTTCGTCCTGCAGACGATGCTCACGGTGCCGGAGGCGTACGACTACGGCGTCCAGCTCACGACCGACCCCGCCTCGACCGGCGGCCTCTCCGGGGCGACCCTCGACGAGGCGCGGTCCTGGGGGAAGTTGGAGAAGTCCGCGCAGAACGTCACCGTCCTCGGCGACGCCACGATCACCCTGCCGCTGCTCGTCGCCGCGGCGCGGGACCGACTGGACTAG